One Ignavibacterium sp. DNA segment encodes these proteins:
- a CDS encoding T9SS type A sorting domain-containing protein, translating to MKKLLLVFFFLSTFIYTQNDTEIKVVDAKPTSGQIEWAVDKTILNNEPVGSFSGVQKSDGTIFVAVNDTLATANLGLVIFTSSDGGDSWSLLPQGINFRGYFSKIKMFRSGLDSIYCSFQIGTDIYTWNPLSGNFAKIFNGNYRTYDMVASSTGNLYVCVDSLPNNSIVRYGSTTGGKTWMSRGLITTSGAMPKVFMSVTGDTLYLNYYGPVNIDTAMSVVRQARYRETGPGILTSSGFIDVITEVGYKKEIKTVAGYGESWIFYTLGPDSSRDIWAKKSINNGAAYGTPILVAGNPNTDEYSFDAGFYPGSGTGDFGIVYYSDSLQVGQGSNATDIIYFTSVSHGSSTFSAPVHVSDNPPEYSPFYSTSLISLPYSGSDVAALWVGNDGSKRLFFDKLSAIIPVELTSFTANVVDNSVILNWSTATETNNSGFAVERMYSESNWQEIGFVPGFGTTTEIRSYSYTDAGLASGSYSYRIKQIDYNGSIEYSNVIEVDVNTPDKFSLDQNYPNPFNPSTTINYSISNAGNVELEIFSSIGEKVAVLVNEIQQPGRYSVSFDAGNLSSGVYFYKLVSGGFVSVKKMLLLR from the coding sequence ATGAAAAAACTACTACTTGTATTCTTTTTTTTATCAACATTCATCTACACTCAAAATGATACCGAAATTAAAGTTGTAGATGCAAAACCAACCTCAGGACAAATAGAGTGGGCTGTTGATAAAACTATTCTTAATAATGAACCGGTTGGCAGTTTTTCCGGAGTTCAAAAGTCAGATGGAACTATCTTCGTTGCAGTTAATGATACTCTTGCAACTGCAAATCTTGGGCTGGTTATTTTTACCTCGTCTGATGGAGGTGATTCATGGAGTTTACTTCCTCAGGGAATAAATTTCAGAGGTTACTTTTCGAAAATTAAAATGTTCCGAAGCGGACTTGATTCAATTTATTGTTCTTTCCAGATTGGAACCGACATATATACTTGGAATCCATTAAGTGGAAATTTTGCTAAGATTTTTAACGGCAATTATCGTACTTATGATATGGTAGCTTCTTCTACAGGTAATTTATATGTTTGTGTAGATTCACTACCAAATAATTCAATTGTTAGATATGGTTCTACAACAGGCGGAAAAACCTGGATGTCAAGAGGTTTGATTACTACTTCCGGTGCAATGCCTAAAGTATTTATGTCAGTTACGGGTGACACTTTGTATTTAAATTATTATGGTCCGGTTAATATAGATACTGCAATGTCTGTAGTCAGACAAGCCAGATACCGCGAAACAGGTCCGGGTATTCTCACTTCATCTGGGTTTATAGATGTTATTACAGAAGTTGGTTATAAAAAAGAAATTAAAACTGTTGCGGGCTATGGTGAATCATGGATTTTCTATACTTTGGGTCCAGACAGTTCAAGAGATATTTGGGCAAAGAAAAGTATAAATAATGGTGCAGCTTATGGTACGCCAATACTGGTAGCTGGTAATCCCAATACAGATGAGTACTCTTTTGATGCAGGATTTTATCCTGGTTCCGGAACAGGCGATTTTGGAATTGTTTATTACTCTGATAGTTTACAAGTTGGGCAGGGTTCAAATGCAACAGACATTATTTATTTTACATCTGTTTCACATGGATCATCAACATTTTCTGCACCTGTACACGTTAGTGATAATCCGCCGGAATATTCACCATTTTATTCCACTTCACTTATATCATTACCATACTCAGGTTCAGATGTAGCTGCTTTATGGGTTGGAAATGATGGCTCTAAAAGATTATTCTTTGATAAACTTTCTGCTATCATTCCGGTTGAGTTAACATCATTCACAGCAAATGTAGTTGATAATTCAGTTATTCTGAACTGGTCAACTGCAACTGAGACAAATAATTCCGGATTTGCGGTTGAACGGATGTATTCAGAATCTAATTGGCAGGAGATAGGTTTTGTTCCGGGCTTTGGAACAACAACTGAGATAAGATCATATTCATATACAGATGCAGGACTTGCATCAGGATCATATTCATATCGTATCAAGCAGATAGATTATAATGGAAGCATAGAATACTCAAATGTTATCGAAGTTGATGTAAACACACCTGACAAGTTTTCATTAGATCAGAACTATCCGAATCCATTCAATCCATCAACAACAATAAATTATTCTATATCAAATGCTGGTAATGTGGAGTTAGAAATCTTCAGCAGTATTGGTGAAAAAGTTGCAGTGCTGGTAAATGAGATACAACAGCCTGGAAGATATAGTGTAAGTTTTGATGCGGGCAATTTATCGAGTGGTGTATATTTTTACAAATTAGTATCGGGCGGATTTGTTTCAGTAAAGAAGATGTTGCTGCTTAGATAA
- a CDS encoding YCF48-related protein, which produces MKNLIVYLFIIILLCITAYSQDFNWEWQNPKPSGADQNDAVVLSLNKFMLFGNGSAVTISTDAGSTWSVAYIDSQARNIQAAKFVDQNTGYVVGSGGLIMKTTNGGDNWVQQNSGVTVTLYDVDFINADTGFVVGTAGNILKTTNGGNNWSASTFGTTTIYKIHFVNDTLLFMGSASATTGILIRSTNGGANWNNISSNISGLSGTVRGLYFLNENTGWISNSTGRIFKTTDGGNSGGIIYDIGSTTTSIYSVKFIDADSGYAVTTSGRVLQTTNGGTNWALIQTAATANLFSLAISGVNSDAATPILIGGDIGTIVVSQDNGVNWQLKSISAANNILQRVSFPSQSVGFAVGGSIATGNSYGDILRTTDGGAVWSKLSLNPGYRTYSVFFLNENVGYVGAIGPNGVYKTTNGGDDWNQLNTGTGVASSNIYDIKFYDENLGFAMYSSGQVARTTDGGASWASVPAGWGSAAGYEIFIVNSSVIYLCGGGNRVSKSTNGGVSFNQITTLGTTTLYSMHFFDADNGFISGSSGKLFKTTNGGSSFTEIQMPTSLALYTIRFVGNEYGYIGGDGGVFFYTTDGGDNWIGSQLFLGSSQAIRDIRINGPYLWMVGTDGLIMRGLELSIPVELTSFTANVVDNSVILNWSTATETNNSGFAVERMYSESNWQEIGFVPGFGTTTEIRSYSYTDAGLASGSYSYRIKQIDYNGSIEYSNVIEVDVNTPDKFSLDQNYPNPFNPSTTINYSISNAGNVELEIFSSIGEKVAVLVNEIQQPGRYSVSFDAGNLSSGVYFYKLVSGGFVSVKKMLLLR; this is translated from the coding sequence ATGAAAAATCTAATTGTTTACCTTTTCATTATAATCTTACTTTGTATAACAGCATATAGCCAAGACTTTAATTGGGAGTGGCAAAATCCAAAACCCAGCGGAGCAGATCAAAATGACGCAGTAGTTCTTTCACTTAATAAATTTATGTTATTTGGTAATGGAAGTGCTGTTACAATATCTACAGATGCAGGCAGTACTTGGTCTGTTGCTTATATTGATTCGCAGGCACGTAATATACAAGCTGCAAAATTCGTTGATCAGAATACCGGATATGTAGTTGGTAGTGGAGGACTGATTATGAAAACCACTAATGGCGGAGATAATTGGGTACAACAAAACTCCGGTGTTACTGTTACATTATATGATGTCGATTTTATAAATGCTGATACTGGTTTTGTTGTTGGTACTGCCGGAAATATATTAAAGACAACCAACGGTGGAAATAATTGGTCAGCTTCTACTTTCGGTACTACAACGATTTATAAAATTCATTTTGTTAACGATACATTATTATTTATGGGATCTGCATCGGCAACAACAGGGATATTGATTCGATCAACTAATGGCGGTGCTAATTGGAATAACATTTCCTCCAATATCTCAGGACTTAGTGGTACGGTTCGCGGGCTTTATTTCCTGAATGAAAATACAGGCTGGATTTCTAACAGTACCGGCAGAATTTTTAAAACCACTGATGGTGGAAACTCAGGAGGAATTATTTACGATATAGGTTCAACAACTACCTCTATCTACTCAGTAAAATTCATTGATGCTGATAGTGGTTATGCTGTTACAACTTCGGGGAGAGTACTTCAAACAACAAATGGAGGCACAAACTGGGCTCTTATCCAAACCGCAGCAACAGCAAATCTGTTTAGTCTGGCTATATCAGGTGTTAATTCAGATGCAGCTACTCCAATATTGATTGGTGGGGATATAGGTACTATAGTTGTATCACAAGACAATGGAGTCAATTGGCAGTTAAAAAGTATTTCGGCTGCAAATAATATTTTGCAAAGAGTCAGCTTTCCGAGTCAATCAGTTGGTTTTGCTGTTGGCGGAAGCATTGCAACCGGAAATTCTTATGGTGATATTTTAAGAACCACTGATGGAGGTGCTGTCTGGTCAAAGCTCTCTCTTAATCCGGGATATAGAACTTATTCTGTTTTCTTTTTAAATGAAAATGTTGGATACGTTGGTGCAATTGGTCCGAACGGTGTTTACAAAACTACAAACGGCGGAGATGACTGGAATCAACTTAATACGGGAACAGGTGTTGCATCAAGTAATATTTATGACATAAAATTTTATGATGAAAATCTTGGTTTTGCAATGTACAGCAGCGGACAGGTTGCCAGAACAACTGATGGAGGAGCTAGCTGGGCGTCAGTACCTGCCGGATGGGGAAGTGCGGCTGGCTATGAAATTTTTATTGTTAATTCTTCAGTAATCTATCTTTGCGGAGGTGGTAACCGGGTAAGCAAATCTACAAACGGAGGTGTGTCTTTTAATCAAATCACAACTCTTGGAACAACAACACTGTATTCAATGCATTTCTTTGATGCTGATAACGGATTCATTTCAGGAAGCTCAGGAAAATTATTTAAAACAACTAATGGCGGTAGCAGTTTTACTGAAATACAAATGCCAACCTCTTTAGCTTTATATACGATAAGATTTGTGGGTAATGAATATGGTTATATCGGCGGTGATGGTGGAGTTTTTTTCTACACAACAGATGGTGGTGATAATTGGATTGGAAGTCAGTTGTTCCTTGGTTCATCACAAGCAATAAGAGATATCAGGATTAATGGTCCATATTTATGGATGGTAGGTACAGATGGTTTAATAATGAGAGGATTAGAACTTTCAATTCCAGTTGAATTAACATCATTCACAGCAAATGTAGTTGATAATTCAGTTATTCTGAACTGGTCAACTGCAACTGAGACAAATAATTCCGGATTTGCGGTTGAACGGATGTATTCAGAATCTAATTGGCAGGAGATAGGTTTTGTTCCGGGCTTTGGAACAACAACTGAGATAAGATCATATTCATATACAGATGCAGGACTTGCATCAGGATCATATTCATATCGTATCAAGCAGATAGATTATAATGGAAGCATAGAATACTCAAATGTTATCGAAGTTGATGTAAACACACCTGACAAGTTTTCATTAGATCAGAACTATCCGAATCCATTCAATCCATCAACAACAATAAATTATTCTATATCAAATGCTGGTAATGTGGAGTTAGAAATCTTCAGCAGTATTGGTGAAAAAGTTGCAGTGCTGGTAAATGAGATACAACAGCCTGGAAGATATAGTGTAAGTTTTGATGCGGGCAATTTATCGAGTGGTGTATATTTTTACAAATTAGTATCGGGCGGATTTGTTTCAGTAAAGAAGATGTTGCTGCTTAGATAA
- a CDS encoding EVE domain-containing protein, whose protein sequence is MKYWLVKSEPEVFSFDDLKSSKDQTTFWDGVRNYQARNFLRDEMKKGDQVLFYHSNANPLAVMGICKVIKEGYPDHTQFDIDSYHYDIKADPKNPTWFMIDIKFVREFKTPVTLQEIKSNPKLKKMQLVARGNRLSVMPVKKEEFDEIVKMGQRK, encoded by the coding sequence ATGAAATACTGGCTAGTGAAATCTGAACCAGAAGTTTTCTCTTTCGATGATTTAAAGAGTAGTAAAGATCAAACAACTTTTTGGGATGGTGTAAGGAATTATCAGGCGAGAAATTTTTTGCGCGATGAAATGAAAAAAGGTGATCAGGTTTTATTCTATCATAGTAATGCTAACCCGCTTGCTGTTATGGGAATTTGTAAAGTTATAAAAGAAGGCTATCCTGATCATACACAGTTCGATATTGATAGTTATCATTACGACATAAAAGCTGACCCAAAAAATCCGACATGGTTTATGATTGATATAAAATTTGTCAGAGAGTTTAAAACTCCGGTTACACTTCAAGAAATAAAATCAAATCCAAAATTAAAAAAGATGCAATTGGTTGCACGTGGAAACCGGTTATCAGTTATGCCAGTAAAAAAAGAAGAGTTTGATGAGATAGTTAAAATGGGGCAACGGAAATAA
- the rmuC gene encoding DNA recombination protein RmuC: MEIIYLIIGLAIGFAIAFFFLKSKKTVSIDEVNKLNEQINSLKIEAGKLTERIKLFEEDKSALQTDLKNEREKSEKLTSENSSIKSDYANLQTKLSEQKEVIENLHEKFTKEFENLANRIFEEKGNKFSEQNKEKLSEILNPLKEKISDFEKKVEETNKESIKGHASLREQLNMLKDMNQQITQEAKNLTTALKGQNKAQGNWGEFILESILEKSGLVKGREYVVQESLTTESGKRFQPDVIIKLPENKSIIIDSKVSLVGYEKFVSEEEDNLKQLGLRDHINSIRAHIKNLSGKNYQNLYQLESLDFVLMFMPIEPAFAVAVQSDPAVFTDAFEQNIVIVSPSTLLATLRTISSIWRQENQNRNALEIARQSGEMLDKFMAFVDDLISVGKGLISAKDNYDKAMNKLVDGRGNLISRSEKIKKLGAKASKTLPPAILNRADIQDDNLLENE; the protein is encoded by the coding sequence ATGGAAATAATATATTTAATAATTGGTTTAGCAATTGGATTTGCGATTGCTTTTTTCTTTCTTAAAAGTAAAAAGACAGTTTCAATCGATGAAGTAAACAAGCTTAACGAGCAGATCAACTCGCTAAAGATTGAAGCTGGGAAACTTACTGAAAGAATTAAACTATTTGAAGAAGACAAATCTGCCCTTCAAACAGATCTGAAAAACGAAAGAGAAAAATCCGAAAAACTAACCTCGGAAAATTCTTCGATTAAATCCGATTATGCTAATCTTCAAACAAAACTTTCAGAACAGAAAGAAGTAATAGAAAACCTGCATGAAAAATTCACAAAAGAATTTGAAAATCTTGCCAACAGAATATTTGAAGAAAAAGGAAATAAGTTTTCTGAACAGAACAAAGAAAAGCTAAGCGAGATATTAAATCCATTAAAAGAAAAAATCTCTGACTTTGAAAAGAAAGTTGAAGAGACAAATAAAGAAAGCATTAAAGGTCATGCTTCTTTACGTGAACAGCTTAATATGCTTAAGGATATGAACCAGCAGATAACTCAGGAAGCAAAAAATTTAACAACTGCGTTAAAGGGACAAAACAAAGCTCAGGGTAATTGGGGTGAGTTTATTCTTGAAAGTATTCTTGAAAAATCAGGTTTGGTAAAGGGAAGGGAATATGTAGTACAGGAAAGTTTAACAACTGAATCAGGTAAAAGATTTCAGCCTGATGTTATTATAAAACTTCCTGAAAATAAAAGTATAATTATTGATTCCAAAGTTTCGCTTGTTGGATATGAAAAATTTGTATCAGAAGAAGAAGATAATCTGAAACAACTTGGATTACGCGATCACATTAATTCAATTCGAGCTCACATAAAAAACTTAAGCGGAAAAAATTATCAGAATCTTTATCAGCTTGAAAGTTTGGATTTTGTTTTAATGTTTATGCCGATTGAGCCGGCGTTTGCTGTTGCAGTACAATCTGATCCAGCAGTTTTTACAGATGCGTTCGAGCAGAATATTGTAATTGTAAGTCCATCAACTTTGCTTGCTACACTTAGAACTATCTCAAGTATCTGGCGGCAGGAAAATCAAAACAGAAACGCATTGGAAATTGCAAGACAAAGCGGTGAGATGCTTGATAAGTTTATGGCTTTTGTTGATGATCTGATTTCTGTTGGTAAAGGATTAATTTCTGCAAAAGATAACTATGATAAAGCAATGAATAAGCTTGTTGATGGAAGAGGAAATTTGATCAGCCGTTCCGAAAAAATTAAAAAGCTTGGAGCAAAGGCAAGTAAAACTTTACCTCCGGCAATTCTTAATCGTGCAGATATTCAGGATGATAATTTATTGGAGAATGAATGA
- a CDS encoding aromatic amino acid ammonia-lyase has translation MPIILDGSNLTVEKLVRIARYKEQVELSKDSIERIKTCRAMLEEKIQAHEIMYGVNTGIGEFSEVVLNDEQVKDFQKYLIYNHSAGIGEPMPIEYVRGAIAGRINVHAHGNSGCRPEITLTLVEMLNKDCIPVVCQKGSVGACGDLAPMSQIALLMMGEGEAYYKGERLPGKTAFEKSGIKVPGLQARDGLATINGSNFITAISAIQLYDVNRWLKQAEIAAAMSLEALLANMKPYDVRLHKLRGFSGAVRSSQSIKKCIEGSDLLTGKLKIKVQDAYSMRSTPQVIGAAHDAVAYAKSQIEIELNGVGDNPIFIPEDKITLTGANFQGTPVSLPMDMISAAVTMVCVLSERRMNRLNNPALSVGLPAFLTKGAGMFSGLMLSQYTADTLIVEQRILSTPASIQSIPAAADQEDFVSMGMNTAIKNAQILDNAYGILGIEFMAAAQALDFREHQTGNGVAKAKEVIRRHVDFLDIDRPLYPDHNKMKELVKSCEILEQVEKVIGSLE, from the coding sequence ATGCCGATCATTCTTGATGGTTCAAATTTAACTGTTGAAAAATTAGTCCGCATAGCAAGATACAAAGAGCAAGTTGAGCTTAGTAAAGACTCAATTGAAAGAATTAAAACCTGTCGTGCAATGCTTGAAGAAAAAATTCAGGCACACGAAATAATGTACGGGGTTAACACCGGTATTGGTGAATTTTCTGAAGTTGTCCTGAACGATGAACAAGTAAAAGATTTTCAAAAATATCTTATCTATAATCATTCGGCTGGTATAGGTGAGCCAATGCCGATTGAATATGTACGCGGAGCAATTGCCGGAAGAATAAATGTCCATGCTCATGGTAACTCTGGCTGCAGACCTGAAATCACGTTAACACTTGTTGAAATGCTGAACAAAGACTGCATTCCGGTTGTATGTCAAAAAGGTTCTGTTGGTGCTTGTGGTGATTTAGCTCCAATGTCGCAAATAGCTTTACTGATGATGGGAGAAGGAGAAGCATATTACAAAGGTGAAAGATTACCCGGTAAAACTGCATTTGAAAAATCCGGAATTAAAGTTCCCGGTTTACAGGCACGTGATGGACTTGCAACAATTAACGGATCAAATTTTATTACTGCAATAAGCGCAATACAATTGTATGATGTAAATCGCTGGTTAAAACAAGCTGAGATTGCTGCTGCGATGTCATTGGAAGCTTTGCTTGCTAATATGAAACCTTATGATGTAAGGCTGCATAAGTTAAGAGGATTTTCAGGAGCAGTCAGAAGTTCTCAGTCAATAAAAAAATGCATAGAAGGCAGTGATCTTCTGACAGGTAAACTTAAAATTAAAGTTCAGGATGCTTATTCAATGCGCTCAACTCCGCAGGTAATTGGTGCTGCACACGATGCCGTTGCTTATGCAAAATCACAAATTGAGATAGAGCTTAACGGTGTTGGCGATAATCCTATTTTTATTCCTGAAGATAAAATTACTCTGACAGGAGCAAATTTTCAGGGCACACCTGTTTCACTGCCGATGGATATGATAAGTGCAGCTGTTACGATGGTATGTGTGCTGTCTGAAAGAAGAATGAACAGGTTAAACAATCCTGCGTTAAGTGTTGGACTTCCTGCTTTTTTAACAAAAGGTGCAGGAATGTTTTCGGGTCTGATGTTAAGTCAGTACACAGCCGATACATTAATTGTTGAGCAAAGAATTTTATCTACCCCGGCATCAATACAATCTATTCCTGCTGCTGCTGATCAGGAAGATTTTGTTTCTATGGGAATGAATACTGCAATTAAGAATGCTCAGATTCTTGATAATGCTTATGGTATATTGGGGATTGAATTTATGGCTGCTGCACAGGCTCTTGATTTCCGTGAACATCAAACAGGAAATGGAGTTGCAAAAGCAAAAGAAGTAATTCGCAGGCACGTTGATTTTCTGGATATTGATCGCCCGCTTTATCCTGACCATAATAAGATGAAAGAGCTGGTCAAATCCTGTGAAATACTTGAGCAGGTAGAAAAAGTAATTGGAAGTTTGGAGTAA
- a CDS encoding peptide chain release factor 3: MNILKEIKNRKTFAIISHPDAGKTTLTEKLLLFSGAIQIAGAVKSNKIRKTAASDFQEIEKQRGISISTSVLSFHYDGYNINLLDTPGHKDFAEDTYRTLTAVDSVILVIDCVKGVEEQTEKLMNVCRMRNTPVIVFINKLDREGRNPIELLDEIEAKLDIKVQPLTFPMGIGVSFRGVYNIYENLFSFFKANKQRVEEEIERFVGVDDPKLTEWFGDDAKKLKDDIELIQGAYDNFNVDNYLNGNVAPVFFGSAINNFGIKELLDTFVKIAPQPQPRDTTSGIINPDDEHFSGFVFKIHANLDPKHRNRIAFLRVCSGKFERNKFYHHVRLNRDIKFPNPASFMAQDKTTIDEAFPGDVIGLYDTGNFKIGDTITEGEDFMYKGIPTFSPEIFKELHLEDPFKSKQLNKGIMQLTDEGLAQVFIQNNGNRKVVGTVGDLQFDVLEYRLLNEYGAQCRFRPLNYYKACWIVFDNEDDIAELKRIRSHNLFLDKHNKLVFLAESQYSITSAKEKNPKAKFLFSVEHNTQTHELEVG; the protein is encoded by the coding sequence ATGAATATCCTTAAAGAAATAAAGAACAGAAAAACATTTGCAATAATAAGCCACCCCGATGCGGGTAAAACAACATTAACAGAAAAATTATTGTTATTCAGTGGTGCAATTCAGATTGCAGGCGCAGTAAAATCTAATAAGATAAGAAAAACAGCTGCAAGTGATTTTCAGGAAATTGAAAAACAAAGAGGTATTTCTATCTCAACATCAGTTTTGAGTTTTCATTATGATGGATATAATATTAATCTGCTTGATACGCCCGGGCATAAAGATTTTGCTGAAGATACTTACCGTACATTAACTGCTGTAGATAGTGTAATTCTTGTTATTGACTGTGTTAAAGGAGTTGAAGAACAAACAGAAAAGCTGATGAATGTTTGCAGAATGCGCAACACGCCTGTAATAGTTTTTATAAACAAACTGGACCGCGAAGGTAGAAATCCGATTGAACTTCTTGATGAAATTGAAGCAAAGCTTGATATTAAAGTACAGCCATTAACCTTCCCGATGGGAATCGGGGTTAGTTTTAGAGGAGTTTATAATATTTATGAAAATCTGTTTTCATTTTTTAAAGCCAATAAACAAAGGGTTGAAGAAGAGATAGAGAGATTTGTTGGAGTAGATGATCCAAAACTTACAGAATGGTTTGGTGATGATGCAAAAAAACTAAAAGATGATATTGAATTGATTCAGGGTGCTTATGATAATTTTAATGTAGATAATTATTTAAATGGAAATGTAGCTCCGGTGTTCTTTGGTAGTGCAATTAATAATTTTGGTATAAAAGAATTACTTGACACCTTTGTTAAGATTGCGCCTCAGCCGCAGCCGAGAGACACAACTTCAGGAATTATAAATCCTGATGATGAACATTTTTCTGGATTTGTTTTTAAAATCCATGCAAATCTTGACCCTAAACATCGAAACAGAATTGCTTTTTTAAGAGTTTGTTCGGGTAAGTTTGAGAGAAATAAATTTTATCATCACGTTAGATTAAATCGTGATATAAAATTTCCAAACCCTGCTTCCTTTATGGCACAGGATAAGACAACGATAGACGAAGCATTTCCTGGTGATGTTATTGGTCTTTATGATACAGGTAATTTTAAAATAGGTGATACCATTACTGAGGGTGAAGATTTTATGTACAAGGGCATTCCTACTTTTTCACCAGAAATATTTAAAGAACTTCATCTCGAAGATCCATTTAAATCCAAGCAGCTTAATAAGGGCATTATGCAATTAACAGATGAAGGGCTTGCACAGGTTTTTATTCAGAATAACGGAAACAGAAAAGTTGTTGGTACAGTTGGCGATCTTCAGTTTGATGTACTTGAGTACAGATTACTGAATGAATACGGTGCACAATGCCGCTTTCGTCCTTTAAATTATTACAAAGCCTGTTGGATTGTTTTTGATAATGAAGATGATATCGCTGAATTGAAAAGAATCAGATCACATAATTTATTCTTGGATAAGCACAACAAGCTTGTTTTTTTAGCTGAGTCTCAATACTCTATTACAAGCGCTAAGGAAAAAAATCCAAAAGCAAAGTTCCTGTTCAGTGTTGAGCATAATACTCAGACTCATGAACTTGAAGTTGGTTAA
- a CDS encoding NAD(P)-dependent oxidoreductase yields the protein MNKLPSIVITGASGFVGSNMIDFLKEEFLIFAIARRSRKESNIPYHPNLHWLQCDISNQTALNEASEYINKNDGADFILHLAAFYDFTYKDNPAYQSVNIDGTKNMLGFAEKVNIKRFIFASSLAACEFPESGKVITEKTLPDAKYQYARSKKIGEEFIKEYSTKFQCSVVRFAAVYSDWCEFAPLYKFLSTWLSRKIESRIIGGKGESAIPYIHIRDLCELIKTIILKTDELPDFDIYNASPNGSTSHKELFEISTRYYYGEVIKPINLPKFLAYPALIVRKLLQIFKLTCEDPFEQFWMVKYIDKKLDIDSSYTVSKLNWQTKPRYHINRRLLFLLEKMKSHSDEWRVKNEAALKRIAHRANLMIYEKMIEQKDAILANIIEIILTENPKGVFSRYKIMPINDFQCYMSALYHLLLATVRSSDRSLLLKYIDEIAIKRFAEGFEPEILCSTLKTFSSVIIKHLSAYKELSSIKQELYDNIGLTFQIAQDEVEDLYDSLVKKISIEKIAKSSLLPDCKELQKMIRQLSAFYQVSPEEFNLSNEELIDTLK from the coding sequence ATGAATAAGTTACCGTCAATAGTTATAACCGGTGCTAGCGGATTTGTTGGAAGCAACATGATTGACTTTCTTAAAGAAGAGTTTTTGATTTTTGCAATTGCAAGACGATCGAGAAAAGAATCGAATATTCCATATCATCCTAATCTGCACTGGCTGCAGTGTGATATATCCAATCAAACTGCACTTAACGAAGCATCTGAATATATTAATAAGAATGACGGTGCAGATTTTATTCTGCACCTTGCTGCATTTTATGATTTTACCTACAAAGATAATCCTGCTTATCAGTCAGTAAACATTGATGGGACAAAAAACATGCTCGGCTTTGCAGAAAAGGTAAACATCAAAAGATTTATTTTCGCAAGTTCACTAGCAGCTTGCGAATTTCCTGAAAGCGGAAAAGTAATTACGGAAAAAACCTTACCTGATGCAAAGTATCAATATGCAAGAAGTAAAAAAATCGGTGAAGAGTTTATTAAAGAATACTCAACAAAGTTTCAATGTTCGGTAGTACGTTTTGCTGCTGTTTACAGCGATTGGTGTGAGTTTGCACCGCTTTATAAATTTTTATCAACCTGGTTATCAAGGAAAATTGAATCAAGAATTATCGGAGGCAAAGGAGAATCTGCAATACCTTATATTCATATCAGGGATTTATGTGAGCTGATAAAAACTATCATTCTTAAAACGGATGAGCTTCCTGATTTTGATATTTATAATGCAAGCCCGAATGGATCAACCTCGCATAAGGAGCTGTTCGAAATATCAACGAGATATTATTATGGCGAAGTAATAAAGCCGATTAACTTGCCCAAATTTCTGGCATATCCAGCATTAATAGTCAGAAAGCTGTTACAAATATTTAAACTTACTTGTGAAGATCCTTTTGAGCAATTCTGGATGGTAAAATATATTGATAAAAAACTTGATATTGATTCTTCGTACACAGTGTCCAAACTTAATTGGCAAACTAAACCAAGATATCATATTAACAGAAGATTACTTTTTCTGCTGGAAAAAATGAAAAGTCATTCGGATGAATGGCGTGTAAAAAATGAAGCTGCATTGAAGAGAATAGCACACAGAGCAAATCTGATGATTTATGAGAAAATGATTGAACAAAAAGATGCTATCTTGGCAAACATTATCGAGATAATTTTAACTGAAAATCCGAAAGGTGTTTTCTCAAGGTATAAAATAATGCCTATTAACGATTTTCAATGTTATATGAGTGCTTTATACCACTTATTACTTGCAACTGTAAGAAGCAGTGACAGGAGTCTGCTTTTAAAATATATTGATGAAATTGCAATTAAAAGATTTGCCGAAGGATTTGAACCGGAAATATTGTGCAGTACATTAAAAACATTTAGCAGTGTGATAATAAAGCATCTTAGTGCTTATAAAGAATTAAGCTCTATTAAACAGGAGCTTTACGATAATATCGGTCTTACATTTCAGATTGCACAGGACGAAGTAGAAGATTTATACGACAGTCTCGTAAAGAAAATCTCAATTGAAAAAATTGCGAAATCATCACTGCTGCCCGATTGCAAAGAACTTCAGAAAATGATTCGTCAGCTTAGTGCCTTTTATCAGGTCTCACCCGAAGAGTTTAACCTATCAAATGAAGAGCTTATAGACACATTAAAATAA